From the genome of Muricauda sp. SCSIO 64092, one region includes:
- a CDS encoding GH116 family glycosyl hydrolase: protein MLRKHWNFHGEKASGMLMPTVCLKGTITIQCVNYLAPNPQMSTWYLGALLSGEKMALAVNDKGCAKKCRAMFRNGNQWVDDNLFNGKYYIQKLPKPVDCQVDEGILVDQLVGQYRAHVCGLGYLLKKENIETTLKTIHKCN, encoded by the coding sequence TTGTTAAGAAAGCATTGGAATTTTCATGGGGAGAAAGCAAGTGGGATGCTGATGCCGACGGTGTGCTTGAAGGGTACCATCACAATACAATGTGTGAATTACCTGGCGCCAAATCCCCAGATGTCCACATGGTATCTGGGAGCTTTGTTATCTGGAGAAAAAATGGCACTGGCTGTGAATGATAAGGGTTGTGCCAAGAAATGCCGTGCGATGTTTAGAAATGGCAACCAATGGGTAGATGACAACTTGTTCAATGGTAAATATTACATCCAAAAGTTGCCAAAACCTGTTGATTGTCAGGTTGACGAAGGTATCTTGGTAGACCAGCTTGTGGGGCAGTATAGGGCACATGTTTGCGGACTGGGCTATTTATTAAAAAAGGAAAATATTGAGACTACGCTAAAAACCATTCACAAATGTAATTAA
- a CDS encoding glycoside hydrolase family 116 protein, translating into MGYYPEGKREARPFPNYSEVMTGFEYSTSAHTIYEGLLEQGLEVFSAVRDRYEGKNRNPFNEGEFGYRYGRAMASWSGILAYTGFEYSGVEKIMKFNSRESSFFWSNGYVYGTVKISGHNNEYTADLIMLSGKRALKGFHFKGTNSINMHRELGMHSGEIYKLPLK; encoded by the coding sequence ATGGGGTATTATCCCGAAGGAAAACGTGAAGCACGTCCTTTCCCGAACTATTCTGAAGTAATGACAGGCTTTGAATATAGTACAAGTGCCCATACGATATACGAGGGGCTATTGGAGCAAGGGTTGGAGGTTTTTAGTGCTGTCAGGGACCGATATGAGGGGAAAAATAGAAATCCGTTCAACGAAGGTGAATTTGGGTACAGGTATGGAAGGGCCATGGCTTCTTGGAGTGGGATACTGGCTTATACCGGATTTGAATATAGTGGCGTGGAAAAAATTATGAAGTTCAATTCCAGGGAAAGTAGCTTTTTTTGGTCGAACGGATATGTTTACGGTACTGTTAAGATTTCCGGGCACAATAATGAATATACTGCCGACCTAATAATGCTTTCCGGCAAACGTGCACTTAAAGGGTTTCATTTTAAAGGTACAAATTCAATAAATATGCACAGAGAACTGGGAATGCACAGTGGTGAAATCTATAAACTACCTCTGAAATAA
- a CDS encoding alpha-L-fucosidase, with the protein MWIVLLIPLSKVDAQELSGYKSKSTEKSLENKMAWWQEARFGMFVHFGLYSVPSGVYNNEIMGRNWYAEWIHMQGNWPDGIPEGEYRKFAKRFDPKSFDADQWIRLAKAAGMKYFLITAKHHDGFALWPTKVSGYNVMDATPFKRDILGELATACKKYDVKLGFYYSHWQDWGHGGAMPKKPSKPGGPKKPKSTLADFDNYWNKICLPQVQELIENYDPHFLWFDTWRRSREITDEKVDELIAHVRRLNDKCLVNSRIAFGYEGIEDKVDYLSMMDNDFPDGYIEKPWETSGTMNRSWGCHQLDYGWKPAGELLRNLVANASRNGNYQLNIGPMADGTFPKPSIKRLKEIGAWMDINGEAIYGARPNPVAEQEWGYITAKGTKKRIRLYLFVFDWDKSGKIKVKELLKIPIKIQVLETGEVLKGINVKDGLEIILPEFRPDHNCTVITVEISK; encoded by the coding sequence ATGTGGATTGTTCTGCTAATTCCGTTATCTAAAGTTGACGCACAGGAATTAAGTGGCTACAAGTCAAAATCAACGGAAAAATCTTTAGAAAATAAAATGGCCTGGTGGCAGGAAGCGCGTTTTGGGATGTTCGTCCATTTTGGCTTGTATTCGGTGCCGTCCGGTGTTTATAATAACGAAATCATGGGACGCAATTGGTATGCCGAATGGATCCATATGCAGGGAAACTGGCCGGATGGCATTCCTGAAGGGGAATACAGAAAGTTTGCAAAACGGTTCGATCCCAAAAGTTTTGATGCGGATCAGTGGATACGCCTGGCCAAGGCAGCCGGCATGAAGTACTTTTTGATCACTGCCAAACACCACGACGGATTCGCCCTTTGGCCGACCAAGGTGTCCGGATATAACGTAATGGACGCCACACCCTTCAAAAGGGATATATTGGGCGAATTGGCAACGGCCTGCAAAAAATATGATGTCAAACTCGGGTTTTATTACTCGCATTGGCAGGACTGGGGGCATGGCGGGGCAATGCCCAAAAAGCCGTCCAAGCCTGGTGGACCCAAAAAGCCAAAGTCGACCTTGGCCGATTTTGATAATTACTGGAACAAAATCTGCTTGCCGCAAGTGCAAGAACTCATTGAAAATTACGATCCGCATTTTTTATGGTTTGATACGTGGAGAAGATCAAGGGAAATTACCGATGAAAAAGTGGATGAACTGATTGCCCACGTAAGAAGGTTGAATGACAAATGCCTGGTCAATAGCCGTATCGCTTTTGGGTATGAAGGGATTGAGGACAAAGTGGACTACCTTTCGATGATGGATAATGATTTTCCCGATGGTTACATCGAGAAGCCATGGGAAACATCGGGTACCATGAACCGTTCCTGGGGGTGCCACCAGCTTGATTATGGCTGGAAACCTGCCGGGGAATTGTTGCGGAACCTTGTGGCCAACGCTTCTCGCAATGGAAACTATCAATTGAATATTGGCCCGATGGCCGATGGCACTTTCCCGAAACCGAGTATCAAAAGGCTGAAGGAAATTGGGGCCTGGATGGATATCAATGGCGAGGCTATTTACGGGGCAAGGCCCAATCCCGTGGCCGAGCAGGAGTGGGGGTACATCACAGCGAAAGGGACAAAAAAAAGGATCAGACTTTACCTTTTTGTTTTTGACTGGGACAAATCGGGCAAAATCAAGGTCAAAGAACTCTTAAAAATACCCATTAAGATACAGGTACTTGAAACGGGCGAGGTTTTAAAGGGCATCAATGTAAAAGATGGACTCGAGATCATATTGCCCGAATTTCGTCCCGATCATAACTGTACGGTCATTACGGTAGAAATCAGTAAGTAG
- a CDS encoding DUF2961 domain-containing protein, which yields MNKKFLILLTMIALGITDGFSQSDVTDLESFSTMGKQSTILRSGNEEVLYVKEGKGLLHHMWFGGSFKGIENTIVRIYVDDEEKPSIEMKMSEGFANAYHSENHYQSSAIIGKTGRKGGVYNTLKIPFGTKLKITAQNKDSGNFWWIFRGTDNLPLTINGVTLPENARMKLYKVEDRLVNAYDEFNLCNTKKDGLLYMVYMQGEAAEPGKVYEKEWHRLSFLEACMRAYIAGAKEPVFLSSGLEDYFLGTYYFISGRFANDLAGLTYFDKEDAKFAAYRIHDRDPFYFKDGLRLTCKAGETLPERNNGKLHDAPNSKYTSYTWIYEW from the coding sequence ATGAACAAAAAATTTTTAATACTACTAACGATGATCGCCTTGGGCATTACGGACGGTTTTTCCCAATCAGATGTTACAGATTTAGAGTCGTTCAGCACTATGGGGAAACAAAGCACGATACTTCGTTCCGGCAATGAAGAGGTACTTTATGTAAAAGAAGGAAAGGGCTTGCTGCACCATATGTGGTTTGGCGGGAGTTTTAAGGGAATAGAGAATACCATCGTACGCATTTATGTCGACGATGAGGAAAAACCGTCCATCGAAATGAAAATGTCGGAAGGGTTCGCCAATGCCTACCATTCTGAAAACCATTATCAGTCATCTGCCATTATAGGCAAGACGGGGCGCAAGGGCGGAGTGTACAACACCCTTAAAATACCCTTTGGCACAAAACTAAAGATTACGGCCCAGAACAAGGATTCAGGAAATTTTTGGTGGATTTTTAGGGGGACGGACAACTTGCCATTGACCATTAATGGCGTGACCTTGCCGGAAAACGCCAGGATGAAACTGTACAAGGTGGAAGATAGACTCGTGAACGCCTATGATGAATTCAACCTGTGCAACACAAAAAAGGATGGTTTATTGTACATGGTCTATATGCAGGGAGAAGCTGCAGAACCTGGAAAGGTTTATGAAAAGGAGTGGCACAGACTAAGCTTTTTGGAGGCCTGTATGAGGGCCTATATTGCAGGGGCCAAAGAACCGGTGTTTTTATCATCGGGGCTGGAAGATTATTTTTTGGGCACCTATTACTTCATTTCGGGACGTTTTGCCAACGATTTGGCGGGTTTGACCTATTTTGACAAAGAGGATGCCAAATTTGCCGCATACAGGATCCATGACAGGGACCCATTTTATTTTAAAGACGGATTACGATTGACCTGTAAAGCTGGCGAAACATTGCCTGAAAGAAACAATGGGAAATTGCACGATGCCCCAAATAGCAAGTACACAAGCTATACATGGATTTATGAATGGTAA
- a CDS encoding glycoside hydrolase family 172 protein — MKVTFQSLLEEMVDRDALTRHPDGLWTLHQVSSYDKRADNGDMFANSDWSNFYGRERYKGKEVQVVMDVKGPGAITRIWMAGNPNAKHALRFFIDGEEVPFWEADHIGALIGQNNDIGKPLSFRSVDLDDLPTNKGAKPGHNLYAPIPFEKRIKITYEGPHEKKGAFHGLFWNINYRLYHGKVKVESFNAETTKKYAGIFEEVSNQLIEFQSNTANKTKTEGEVQKNHWTGTILEAGKQIDLDFEGAKAINTIKLELDAEDINKALKGVFLKIGFDGDETVTCPAGLFFGTGDQAKEARDYYRKVDSMGVMAAYWRMPFREEAKISLVNTSEVPVLAKYWIHTVPYKWTENSMYFHGEHKERLDLAVQAREGFDLPFLQVDQGQGVFVGDTYQIYKPYGRWWGEGDEKIYIDGSKFPDHFGTGTEDYYGYAWGHPELYNHLFITQPIGDANLLRGPGTTVNSRVRLLDGIPFSKSLDFQMEKWGWADRKVDIRWATFWYQK; from the coding sequence ATGAAAGTAACGTTCCAATCCCTTTTGGAAGAAATGGTGGATCGGGATGCGCTCACCAGGCACCCGGACGGACTGTGGACGCTACATCAGGTCAGTAGTTACGACAAACGTGCCGATAACGGTGACATGTTCGCCAATTCAGATTGGAGTAATTTTTACGGGCGGGAGCGGTATAAAGGCAAAGAGGTTCAGGTCGTAATGGATGTTAAAGGTCCGGGAGCGATCACCCGTATTTGGATGGCAGGCAATCCCAATGCCAAACATGCGCTGCGCTTTTTTATTGACGGTGAAGAAGTGCCTTTTTGGGAAGCGGACCATATAGGTGCTTTGATCGGGCAAAACAACGACATTGGCAAACCACTGTCCTTCCGATCTGTGGACCTGGATGATCTGCCGACCAACAAAGGGGCCAAACCTGGTCACAACCTTTACGCACCTATTCCTTTCGAAAAGCGCATCAAGATAACCTACGAGGGCCCTCATGAGAAAAAAGGTGCATTCCACGGGCTGTTTTGGAACATCAACTATAGACTGTATCACGGTAAGGTCAAAGTAGAAAGCTTCAATGCGGAAACGACTAAGAAATATGCGGGAATATTTGAAGAGGTGAGCAATCAATTGATTGAATTTCAGTCCAACACCGCCAACAAGACCAAGACAGAAGGGGAAGTACAAAAAAATCATTGGACAGGCACGATCCTGGAAGCGGGTAAGCAAATTGACCTTGATTTTGAAGGGGCAAAAGCGATCAATACCATCAAGTTGGAGCTGGATGCCGAAGACATAAACAAAGCATTGAAAGGTGTCTTTTTAAAAATTGGCTTTGACGGTGACGAAACCGTCACATGCCCGGCAGGATTGTTTTTTGGCACTGGCGATCAAGCTAAGGAAGCAAGAGACTATTACCGAAAAGTTGATTCCATGGGTGTAATGGCCGCCTATTGGCGAATGCCATTCAGAGAAGAAGCTAAAATCAGTTTGGTGAATACCTCCGAAGTACCGGTATTGGCCAAATATTGGATCCATACCGTTCCCTACAAATGGACTGAAAACTCCATGTACTTTCACGGTGAACACAAAGAAAGGTTGGACTTGGCGGTGCAAGCCAGAGAAGGGTTTGACCTGCCTTTTTTACAAGTGGATCAAGGGCAGGGCGTCTTCGTGGGAGACACCTATCAGATATACAAGCCCTATGGCCGTTGGTGGGGCGAAGGTGATGAAAAAATCTATATAGACGGCAGCAAGTTTCCCGATCACTTTGGTACCGGTACGGAAGACTACTACGGCTATGCCTGGGGACATCCGGAATTGTACAACCATTTGTTCATCACCCAACCGATCGGAGATGCCAATTTGCTTAGGGGACCTGGCACAACGGTCAATTCCAGAGTTAGATTGCTGGATGGGATTCCATTTAGCAAGTCTTTGGATTTTCAAATGGAAAAATGGGGTTGGGCAGACCGAAAAGTCGATATTCGATGGGCAACCTTTTGGTACCAGAAATAA